In the Vicia villosa cultivar HV-30 ecotype Madison, WI unplaced genomic scaffold, Vvil1.0 ctg.000024F_1_1, whole genome shotgun sequence genome, CTACAACAACATTTGAATTCTCATCATTGTTGGTAGCTTGAGCAGGATAACACATGTTGATTCCCTTGAATgaagttgtttttgtgttttggttcttTCACTTTTACATTTTTCcttctgattcttcatcttcttctcttggaagtttaAAAACCAAATATGCTCATTATTGTTTCTTTAATTATATATGCTTTCTATTCTCTTTGGAAGTTAGAAAGATTACATACCTCAAGCTATTCAAATTTATTGTGCACTTATAATACAAGTTTTGATAACAATTCAAAAATGGTTTAGTGTTGATCCTCGTATGATACAATTGAcatttattcacatataatatcaCAACAGTTATTAGGAATAACCGTTGTTAAAAAGCGCACACTTTTCTATTTACTACGACGGTCACTAGACCGTGATTGAAAGTGCCGTATATACTACCACACGCTACATAACAACGTTTGGTCCTGCGTGATTATATATCTTTCTCAACCGCTGTTAAATTCCTTTCCGTAGTAGTGAATCATTGCATCCATCAAACTTGGCCAGGAGGGGTTAGAAACCCTCAGGGATATCCGCCTCACATAACTCGTCTGAGAGTTATTGGGGATCTAACAACTCTATCTCCTCTAGGAGATTGAATTCTTGTTGGCACTATCTGATGTTGTGGATGTCATCCTCTAGTGTTTGGTTATGAAGCTTCAACTCGTGCATGGTGGCACGCATCTCCGCCAGGGTGTCGGTGTCACCGCTAGCGCTGGTACCTTTTGGCATAGGGGGTGAAACTCTCCTATTGACCATAGATAAAGGTGGGCAGCTATAGGAGTGAAGGAATCAACTGCTATTGACCATGGCCCACGACGGTGAGAAGCCATGTATGATGGTGTTTTATGGTGGTTTTAGGAGTCctgctcacgtgaggtgagaggctCTGTAGATGACCGGTGGTGCTTGGGAACAAGCATATGAAGTATGGTCAGTGGTGTGTTATTACCTTTCTAAGCACTATATTTTATAGTGTAAAGAATGTTCTCCCACTCTCCCATTGGGGAGAAGAGTATTTTTAAAGGCTCTTTGGACCTAGGGTTTGAATAACCTAAAGTGGCGACAACCGCTCCCTTCTTTTCGGGGAAAGATATTTACCACCTATCTTTTAGGAGTTAGTGGAAACTCTCTCTTTTTTAACCAACATTCTTACACGTCATGGATACCTCGAGCTAAGTCTCCAAGTCATCGCCTGGGAAATACGATTCTTGGGCGAAGGCATCTTAATTTGGGCTCTCCAAAAATAATctttatatatacaaaaaaatgtgaactattatttttcttttaagccTCTCTTTCCAAAATCCTTTATTTCATTTAGGTGTGGCAAAACAGCCCCGACCCGCCGAGAATGTCCGTTTTTCCCATACTTTTTAGCGGGTCGGTCAAAAGTTAGTCCTTCACCCATTAAGGTGTCCATCCCATTTCGTTTTTTTTTGCAGACTATTGTGAGTACAaagatttatataatttttttcatttgtaGATTTAAAAAGTTCAATGTCCACGAGTTTGTCCCGTCTGTACCATTTTTTCCAGAACGGATCTTGACGAATCTGACATGtctgtttgccacccctaatttcttttccttaaactcgcaaacaaacaataaaatttgcagtttttttatttggtttttgtgaaaattttatgtaaataaccaaatttttaagttttaatacTAAACTAACCAACTTTCTCCCATAATTCCCAATATAaccatatttcaaaaaaaaaataatggatTAAAGAGGAGACACTAATTCAATTGATGCTtcctatatatatttttaatttttcctaGTTACCTATGGATTTTTTTGCAGATTTGGtaatacttgcggatttacctaggTAATTGCCCACAGACAGAAACTTAAAATTATGCAAGTACATCCGCTGGTAATACCAAATATGCAAGAAAATTCGTAGATAgatgaaagaaatttaaaaaaaatataagattgacaccttctttttaatattttttttttgaaatataattatattagatATTAGGGAAAAAAGTTGGTTAGTTtagtattaaaatttaaaaacttggttatttgaaaaaaaattcaaaaattccagTCTTTATTCCCTATTTACattaaaaatatacatatatTCTATACTCCTTACTCTCTTTTTTTCCCATTTGTCACAGTCATAGTCATGACTTTGTCTCTAGACGGAGGCGTTATTGTTAAGTTATTAGCATATGGTAGTTGTTGTATATGGAGTTGAAGTAGCAAGCATCCGTGTAACCTCTAAAACCTGTGCATAAAATAGTTGATGTATTTTATTGTAGAGTGGTTTTTTGTTCATGTTTTTATATATTCATCCATTGGAGATAAATTTAATCGAGTTCTCTGACATGCTATATCTTGAAATATAGCACATTTGATAATTATAGCTGATCCTGTCTTTTATCATACAATATATAACTTGATGGTGACCCTTTTAACCATTCAATTCAAACATAGGAAAGCTTCAAAGCCTTCCTTCTATCCTATACGTATTCATGTTCCCACCCACTTTGTTGCTTCACAGGATTGAATACTAATTCACCTATATAACAATTAACTCTGTCAAACATTTGAATTGATCATCTCATACATACTTTTTCTTGAGATAACAAAATATGATGACTGATCATCAGAGAATTCACCCTGCTAATGATTTGGAGTCACAAACCAAACCAACGATTCCTTTGTATCCTCGAAACATTTCAAAGTCCGATAGACGTGACCCTTTGCAATATGAATATTTCAGTCCACCTATTCCGAAACGTAAGTTTCAAGTGAGGTACTCCCTGCCACCAAAGAGGAAAAGAAGTTGCTGCTGCAGGTTCCTATGCTATACCTTCACCATATTGCTGATTCTCATTATTGCAATATCCATCACCCTTGGATCACTCTACCTTGCTTTTAGGCCAAAGCTTCCTAAATACTCAGTAGACAGATTGAGAATAGCACAGTTCAATCTTTCTgataataacaatctttttgtcACCTTCGATGTAACAGTAACTGCTAGAAACCCAAACAAGAAGATTGGAATATACTATGTAAGTGGAAGTAATATAAGTGCATGGTATAAAGAAACAGAATTATGTGAAGGGTCTTTGCCGAATTTCTATCAGGGTCATCGGAATATAACCGTGCTTAATCTGCCTTTAACTGGTCAAACAAATGATGCAAGTGGTTTAGTAAATACTTTGCAGCAGCAGCTGCAAGAGAAAGGTAATTTACCTCTGAATATTAAGGTGAATCAGAATGTGAGGGTTAAATTTGGTAAGTTGAAGCTGTTTAGAGTCAAGTTTCATGTTAGATGTGAGGTTGTGGTGGATAGCCTCGGCGCTGATAACGATATTAGCATTTCAGACAGTAGTTGTAAGTTCAAGCTCAGACTATGAATTCATTAGTACTAGTGTATGTGTCATAGTTGTAATATTAATACTTGTTTTGCTCTTTTATGGTTTCCTTATGATGATTTAGATTTTGAATAATAAAGGGATGGAGGATTAGGTGTTGTATTCCATCAGCCCTTTGAAACGCATACGGTTCTTCTTgtactttaattttatttcttccATCCCAAGTATTGCTAGTTTTTTTACAACTCAATTGAACATAATTAATAACaaagcaaataattatacactagTAGTATAATAGTAACAAGTTGGTACTGATGCAAAATACTTGCATTCTGTCCAACTTTTGTATTATAGACATTTTacattttttcaagaaaatgtcACCTATACATAATaactataaattaaaaaagtATGATAATCATTTAATACATAAGCTAGAATAGAGATGCATAGAGGATCCAATGTGAGAGTTACATTAGATTCACACTACCATCATCTTATGCTCCATGTACAATTGTACCGGCAATACAGAACCGTGTCAGAACTATGGCATTGGAGTTGATCTTACACTTCACAATATTGATCCGATTTCGCTGTTGGTGCATCCTTCACTAGTGAATTAACCCATGATTCCTGGCTTAATAATACATCTTGATCATCAGCATTTTGCGCAACCATTGTTGAATTGCTAAGTTGGTTTCGAAAGCTGAAAGAATTAGACTTTTTCATCTTATTCAGTTCATCGCCACGGATGGACCAGTCTAATTTTCCATCAGGGGAGCTCCAACCGGAGAAGTTAGTATATGGCTCCATAGTAACCGAGGTAGCAGAAGGAAGCTTGGAACTAAAGTTCTCCATGCTGCTGCGCTCGATA is a window encoding:
- the LOC131622070 gene encoding NDR1/HIN1-like protein 6 encodes the protein MMTDHQRIHPANDLESQTKPTIPLYPRNISKSDRRDPLQYEYFSPPIPKRKFQVRYSLPPKRKRSCCCRFLCYTFTILLILIIAISITLGSLYLAFRPKLPKYSVDRLRIAQFNLSDNNNLFVTFDVTVTARNPNKKIGIYYVSGSNISAWYKETELCEGSLPNFYQGHRNITVLNLPLTGQTNDASGLVNTLQQQLQEKGNLPLNIKVNQNVRVKFGKLKLFRVKFHVRCEVVVDSLGADNDISISDSSCKFKLRL